CAACACTCTTTTTTTTGTAGGCTTCAGAATTTTGGATGAGTTTATTATTACTGAACATCCCGAAATATGGAACCTGAGTCATCCAGATCGAATTTATGGTCTTCCTGGTCTTCTGTTTCTTATTAGTGGTCCGCTCAGTGGCATTTACCTACTAGTTACAATAGTTCCTACCTTGGCAGTCATCGTTCGACGTTTGCATGATATCTCACGTAGTGGTTGGTTATGGTTGGTACTGATAATAAACTTGCCGCTTGGGTTTCCAGTGCTTTTACCATTTTTTCTGCGAGACAGTACACCTGGTGAGAACCGTTATGGCCCTAACCCGAAGGAGGTTTACAGCCTTGATTGAGGCTGGCTTTA
The DNA window shown above is from Methylacidiphilum caldifontis and carries:
- a CDS encoding DUF805 domain-containing protein, producing the protein MEWYLSALRKYADFSGRARRREFWYFFLFNTLFFVGFRILDEFIITEHPEIWNLSHPDRIYGLPGLLFLISGPLSGIYLLVTIVPTLAVIVRRLHDISRSGWLWLVLIINLPLGFPVLLPFFLRDSTPGENRYGPNPKEVYSLD